A single genomic interval of Helianthus annuus cultivar XRQ/B chromosome 6, HanXRQr2.0-SUNRISE, whole genome shotgun sequence harbors:
- the LOC110933065 gene encoding uncharacterized protein LOC110933065, producing MSSENKSVGESQCLSPSFIDDLNPSKDMWTIKCRIIRKWIQPFRMDLVLIDEKCLYRDDSLIPMILGLFFISKLLGCGRKIQAGIKAPLIPVFISQLHEDEVVILSRFGVGENNDTYKVVNHGYKINFYRCTVVTRASGWEGVDYGFNFMAHSEILKGEGKNLVTVDVAGIVVSCGDMEVFPNERKRMNFDLQDVQGEVVRCTLWNGYAQQFNDFLTQNNPIENVMVVIQHTKIKLWQGNLHLTDSFTLVTIYVQNDKFGTRLFLNEEIHEFNELRRRLLVKHFEAGASSSQTILSSQSVFPVRQEFLIDTPKKHVDEIIEIESVMSCVVVATIKIVQKTMGGFIRHVETVTRRFKVHLRVQDETGSISFVMFDKDVTKLIGSTASDIRERQVKANDTESFPHEISRLVEKKLAFKIEVSDYNLNHEYHVYTIQKLCDDPDILAELVAGNGNGLEVVDEVFSQEGSEIKVERLSESSQMAGAAISKVVVSVTADSSVVEAEKDSGTSPNGKRSLQDVEGQNIGELSSSSKNNRKRSSRVKT from the exons ATGTCATCGGAGAATAAATCCGTCGGTGAATCACAGTGTTTGTCACCCAGTTTCATAGACGATTTGAATCCATCCAAAGATATGTGGACTATCAAGTGTCGAATCATCCGCAAATGGATTCAGCCCTTTCGGATGGATCTCGTGTTGATCGATGAGAAG TGTTTATACAGAGATGATTCTCTAATCCCCATGATTTTGGGTTTGTTTTTTATTTCTAAGCTTCTTGGTTGT GGTCGTAAAATTCAAGCAGGTATTAAGGCTCCATTGATACCTGTGTTTATCTCTCAACTCCATGAGGATGAGGTTGTTATTCTATCCAGATTTGGTGTTGGAGAAAACAATGATACCTACAAAGTTGTTAATCATGGTTACAAGATTAACTTTTACCGTTGTACGGTTGTTACACGTGCCAGTGGTTGGGAAGGGGTTGATTATGGATTTAACTTCATGGCACATTCAGAAATTCTTAAAGGAGAGGGAAAGAATCTGGTCACTGTTG ATGTTGCTGGAATTGTTGTGTCGTGTGGAGATATGGAAGTCTTTCCGAATGAAAGAAAAAGGATGAACTTTGATCTTCAAGATGTGCA GGGAGAAGTAGTTCGTTGTACTTTGTGGAATGGATATGCACAACAATTTAATGATTTCTTGACGCAAAACAATCCGATTGAGAATGTCATGGTTGTCATTCAGCATACGAAGATTAAGCTGTGGCAGGGTAATTTACATTTGACTGATTCATTTACTTTAGT GACAATATACGTTCAGAATGATAAGTTTGGAACTCGACTGTTTCTCAACGAAGAAATTCATGAGTTTAATGAACTTCGTAGGAG GCTTTTAGTGAAACACTTTGAAGCTGGTGCTTCTTCTTCTCAAACCATTCTTTCATCTCAGAGTGTATTTCCAGTCCGTCAAGAATTTCTAATTGATACTcctaagaaacatgttgatgaaaTAATTGAGATTGAAAGC GTAATGTCATGTGTGGTAGTTGCAACGATCAAAATTGTTCAAAAAACTATGGGTGGTTTTATCCGGCATGTCGAAACTGTAACAAGAAG GTTCAAGGTACATTTGAGAGTCCAAGATGAAACTGGTAGTATCTCTTTCGTGATGTTTGATAAAGATGTAACGAAGCTCATTGGTTCAACTGCGAGTGATATAAGGGAACGCCAAGTGAAGGCCAATGATACTGAGAGTTTTCCACATGAAATATCTCGGTTGGTTGAAAAAAAGTTGGCTTTTAAAATTGAAGTTTCTGATTACAACCTTAACCATGAGTATCATGTTTACACTATCCAAAAATTATGTGATGATCCGGACATACTTGCTGAGTTGGTTGCTGGTAATGGTAATGGTCTTGAGGTTGTTGATGAG GTGTTTAGTCAAGAAGGTTCAGAAATCAAAGTTGAGAGATTATCTGAGTCCTCACAGATGGCTGGTGCTGCTATTTCAAAG GTTGTTGTATCTGTTACCGCCGACTCTTCTGTTGTCGAAGCCGAGAAGGATTCGGGCACCAGTCCGAATGGTAAACGTTCGTTGCAGGATGTGGAAGGTCAAAATATTGGGGAACTGTCTTCTAGCAGCAAAAATAATCGGAAGAGGTCATCTAGGGTTAAAACCTAG
- the LOC110935957 gene encoding DNA-directed RNA polymerase I subunit RPA12, whose product MATKIGSVNQSDFMFCEICGTILSFDSRLYVRCPLCKFKKKATDVAKMEIKYTVSEEQIRRELGLSSIEVSGESSRSMDYNVRCPKCSNKGVYYHTQQTRSADEGQTMFYNCPNCGYNFTDNT is encoded by the exons ATGGCCACAAAGATTGGTAGCGTAAACCAGAGTGATTTCATGTTCTGTGAGATTTGTGGAACCATCCTTTCTTTCGATTCCAGACTCTATGTTCGATGTCCCCTGTGCAAGTTCAAAAAGAAAGCCACAG ATGTTGCTAAAATGGAAATAAAATACACCGTGAGCGAAGAG CAAATTAGAAGAGAGTTGGGCTTATCATCAATCGAGGTTTCTGGAGAAAGTTCAAGATCAATG GATTATAACGTACGATGTCCAAAGTGTTCAAACAAGGGGGTATACTATCACACTCAGCAG ACCAGGTCTGCTGATGAAGGTCAGACCATGTTTTATAATTGTCCCAACTGTGGATACAACTTCACTGATAATACATGA